The genomic DNA ctgagtgaatgtgaatgtgacagactttagtagtgagtgaatgtgaatgtaacagactttagtagtgaatgtgaatgtaacagactttagtagtgagtgaatgtgaatgtaacagactttagtagtgaatgtgaatgtaacagactttagtagtgagtgaatgtgaatgtaacagactttagtagtgagtgaatgtgaatgtaacagactttagtagtgagtgaatgtgaatgtgacagacgttagtagtgagtgaatgtgaatgtaacagacgttagtagtgagtgaatgtgaatgtaacagactttagtagtgagtgaatgtgaatgtaacagactttagtagtgagtgaatgtgaatgtaacagactttagtagtgagtgaatgtgaatgtaacagactttagtagtgaatgtgaatgtaacagactttagtagtgagtgaatgtgaatgtaacagactttagtagtgagtgaatgtgaatgtaacagactttagtagtgagtgaatgtgaatgtaacagactttagtagtgaatgtgaatgtaacagactttagtagtgagtgaatgtgaatgtaacagactttagtagtgagtgaatgtgaatgtgacagacgttagtagtgagtgaatgtgaatgtaacagactttagtagtgaatgtgaatgtaacagactttagtagtgagtgaatgtgaatgtaacagactttagtagtgagtgaatgtgaatgtgacagacgttagtagtgagtgaatgtgaatgtaacagactttagtagtgagtgaatgtgaatgtaacagactttagtagtgagtgaatgtgaatgtgacagacgttagtagtgagtgaatgtgaatgtaacagacgttagtagtgagtgaatgtgaatgtaacagactttagtagtgagtgaatgtgaatgtaacagactttagtagtgagtgaatgtgaatgtaacagactttagtagtgagtgaatgtgaatgtaacagactttagtagtgaatgtgaatgtaacagactttagtagtgagtgaatgtgaatgtaacagactttagtagtgagtgaatgtgaatgtaacagactttagtagtgagtgaatgtgaatgtaacagactttagtagtgaatgtgaatgtaacagactttagtagtgagtgaatgtgaatgtgacagactttagtagtgagtgaatgtgaatgtaacagactttagtagtgagtgaatgtgaatgtaacagacgttagtagtgagtgaatgtgaatgtaacagactttagtagtgagtgaatgtgaatgtaacagacgttagtagtgagtgaatgtgaatgtaacagacgttagtagtgagtgaatgtgaatgtaacagactttagtactgagtgaatgtgaatgtgacagacgttagtagtgagtgaatgtgaatgtaacagactttagtagtgagtgaatgtgaatgtaacagactttagtagtgaatgtgaatgtaacagactttagtagtgagtgaatgtgaatgtaacagactttagtagtgagtgaatgtgaatgtaacagacgttagtagtgagtgaatgtgaatgtaacagacgttagtagtgagtgaatgtgaatgtaacagactttagtagtgagtgaatgtgaatgtaacagactttagtagtgagtgaatgtgaatgtaacagactttagtagtgagtgaatgtgaatgtaacagactttagtactgagtgaatgtgaatgtgacagactttagtagtgagtgaatgtgaatgtgacagactttagtagtgagtgaatgtgaatgtaacagactttagtagtgagtgaatgtgaatgtgacagactttagtagtgagtgaatgtgaatgtaacagactttagtagtgagtgaatgtgaatgtaacagactttagtagtgaatgtgaatgtaacagactttagtagtgagtgaatgtgaatgtaacagactttagtagtgagtgaatgtgaatgtgacagacgttagtagtgagtgaatgtgaatgtaacagacgttagtagtgagtgaatgtaacagactttagtagtgagtgaatgtgaatgtgacagactttagtagtgagtgaatgtgaatgtgacagacgttagtagtgagtgaatgtaacagactttagtagtgagtgaatgtgaatgtgacagactttagtagtgagtgaatgtgaatgtaacagactttagtagtgagtgaatgtgaatgtaacagactttagtagtgagtgaatgtgaatgtaacagactttagtagtgagtgaatgtgaatgtaacagactttagtagtgagtgaatgtgaatgtaacagactttagtagtgagtgaatgtgaatatAACAGACgttagtagtgagtgaatgtgaatgtaacagacgttagtagtgagtgaatgtgaatgtgacagactttagtagtgagtgaatgtgaatgtaacagactttagtactgagtgaatgtgaatgtgacagactttagtagtgagtgaatgtgaatgtaacagactttagtagtgagtgaatgtgaatgtaacagactttagtactgagtgaatgtgaatgtaacagactttagtagtgagtgaatgtgaatgtaacagactttagtactgagtgaatgtgaatgtaacagactttagtagtgagtgaatgtgaatgtaacagacgttagtagtgagtgaatgtgaatgtaacagactttagtagtgagtgaatgtgaatgtaacagactttagtagtgagtgaatgtaacagactttagtagtgagtgaatgtgaatgtaacagacgttagtagtgagtgaatgtgaatgtgacagacgttagtagtgagtgaatgtgaatgtaacagactttagtagtgagtgaatgtgaatgtaacagactttagtagtgagtgaatgtgaatgtaacagactttagtagtgagtgaatgtgaatgtaacagactttagtagtgagtgaatgtgaatgtaacagactttagtagtgagtgaatgtgaatgtaacagacgttagtagtgagtgaatgtgaatgtaacagactttagtagtgagtgaatgtgaatgtgacagACTTTAGTactgagtgaatgtgaatgtgacagactttagtagtgagtgaatgtaacagactttagtagtgagtgaatgtgaatgtaacagactttagtagtgagtgaatgtgaatgtaacagactttagtagtgagtgaatgtgaatgtgacagactttagtagtgagtgaatgtaacagactttagtagtgagtgaatgtgaatgtgacagacgttagtagtgagtgaatgtgaatgtgacagacgttagtagtgagtgaatgtgaatgtgacagacgttagtagtgagtgaatgtgaatgtaacagactttagtagtgagtgaatgtgaatgtaacagactttagtagtgagtgaatgtgaatgtaacagacttagtagtgagtgaatgtgaatgtaacagactttagtagtgagtgaatgtgaatgtaacagacttagtagtgagtgaatgtgaatgtaacagacgttagtagtgagtgaatgtgaatgtaacagactttagtagtgagtgaatgtgaatgtaacagacttagtagtgagtgaatgtgaatgtaacagacgttagtagtgagtgaatgtgaatgtaacagacagatcagtgtgtgttttgtgtctcacCTGCTGTAATAACTGAGCgttgctcatctctcctgagtTCATGACGGACAAACAGACCAATTAACGACTAAAGCACTAAACAGGGGACAGTTATAATAAAAAGAAACCCTTATAAATCCCCCTGTAGCCGATAACAGAAGCTAAAATCACTATTTGTACAGAAAAATAAACCAaaagatgattattattattctgtcgACCAGAGGATGGAAAATatctcacttcctgtttacacaaCTTCTTCTTCGTTGGTGTCAGTGTGTGAGTCAGACTCTCTGCTGCCGCCCGGCGGCCACAACATGAACTGCAGtaaaaccagtggtggaagagtTTTACTGAGGTAAAAGCAGTAATACTGCTCTGTAAAAATactttacaagtaaaagtcctgcatacAAGATTTCACTTCAGTACAAAAGCATAAACAgtgaaatgtactaaaaaaaAGTGCTTGCTGGGCAGAATGGTCCCTTTCcgagagtatatatatatatatatacacatatatatatatacacatatatatatatatatatatatatatacacatatatctcatcatattattggaatattattACTGATATTTTAACACATAAGCAGCATTTCCATGTTACAGCTGGTGGAGGTGTGTGGAACAATAAAGCTgccattataataaataaagaaataaaaatatgaataaataaagaaataataaagaaataaaagcctccatcatcaaataaatgtgcaggttaatttaaaaataaataactatgcacagaaatagaaaaataaataacatttatttattagacAAATTAGTTATTTTGTATTCaattatattcattattattatatcccaatgtattcttttctgtttaaaattatttgtttttattaatttcggCTTTTAtatgttcaattcaattcaattcaatttttatatagcatcacATCATAACAGAGGTTATTTCAAGACAcctttcatatagagcaggtccaATTTTAACTCCTTCATATACTGTTGAATAGTTTAATctgtatttaataatttatcatatattatttTGTAAAATCTGTATCTGTGAAGTAACTTAAGTTATTTAACAAATGTAGTGCAGTCAAAAGTGCATTATTTACCTCTGAGTtttagtggagtagaagtagaaagtagcatcaTAAAACCAAATTACTAAGTTAAATTACCCAAAAATTGTAGTTAAGTACagaacttgagtaaatgtacttagttacttgcACCCAAACGAATGATAATTACTGCAATATGGATCTTTTTCACATCAATcagtttattataattatcagaAGGCAAAGAAAgtttaattttagtttaaataGTCAGAGAACATTTTACATATTTAACAtcaataaatgtatttcatgtTTCCTTCCATCACTGAGCATTAGTTTCCCCACTGGGCCTGAATGCAGCATCAGTTCGGTCGTAACCAAAGTCTCTGAGAGGTGTTTGTCGTTGTCAGTCAGGGTCACGTGACGTGGTAGTGGTCAGAGTTCAGAGGTCAGCTCTTCTCTGCAGGTTTGGAGAAGGAGCCCAGCTGTTTGGTGTTGACGTCCCTCAGCTGCTCCAACTGTCTCTGTCCTCGCCGGAACAGATACTCGATGTGCATCACGTCCGTCTTCTTGATGCGAGAGTTCTCTCGGAACTCGTCTCGGATTCGTGGGATGAAGCCCGGCTTGTCCTGACCGGCCCGAAGGAACTGCCGGTACAGAGCCAGGACCTGCTTCTGCAGCTTACTGTGCCGCGCCATCGGACTAACTcaacagaaccagaaccagaaccagaaccgggTCAACAGGAAGCTGGAAGGACTGGAGTGTCTCCGGCTGCAGCTCCTCTAACGATTGGCTGAGAAGTCGTCTGATGTGTTCAGGTGTTGAACTGATGCAGAGGAAGCCTGACTGTCAAAGTAAAACACAGAGTTTAGATGAAGTGACAAcagaacaacaataaaacacaggAATCACACGGCCTCATGCAGGAAATATACTATATGTATTAGTACTACGGCAGTTAAAGTAGTAGAAGAAGATATGGTGGTAGTTGTGGGACATAAATACAGGTAGAGTATTAGTTTATGTATTAgttatatagtagtagtagtagtagtagtagtagtggtagtagtggtagtggtagtagtggtagtagtagtagtggtagtagtggtagtggtagtggtagtagtagtagtggtagtagtggtagtagtagtagtggtagtggtagtagtagtagtggtagtagtggtagtagtggtggtagtggtggtagtggtagtggtagtagtagtggtagtagtggtagtagtagtagtggtagtggtagtagtagtagtagtggtagtagtggtagtagtggtagtagtggtagtagtagtagtagtggtagtagtggtagtagtggtagtggtagtagtagtagtggtagtggtagtagtggtagtagtggtagtagtactattagtagtagtagtagtagtggtagtagtagtagtggtagtagtggtagtagtagtggtagtagtagtagtggtggtagtagtggtagtagtagtggtagtagtagtagtggtggtagtagtggtagtagtagtggtagtagtagtagtggtagtagtagtagtagtagtggtagtagtggtagtggtagtggtagtagtagtagtggtagtagtagtggtagtagtagtagtagtagtggtagtagtggtagtggtagtggtagtagtggtagtagtagtagtggtagtagtggtagtagtggtggtagtggcagtggtagtagtagtagtagtagtagtagtggtagtagtgatagtagtagtagtggtagtggtagtagtagtagtagtggtagtagtagtagtagtagtggtagtggtagtagtagtagtagtggtagtagtggtagtagtggtagtagtggtggtagtagtagtagtagtagtggtagaagtggtagtagtagtagtggtagtagtggtagtagtggtagtagtagtagtagtagtagtggtagtagtagtggtggtagtggtagtagtagtagtagtagtagtagtagtagtggtagtagtggtagtggtagtagtgatagtagtagtagtggtagtggtagtagtagtagtagtggtagtagtggtagtagtagtagtagtagtggtagtggtagtagtagtagtagtggtagtagtggtagtagtggtagtagtagtagtagtggtagtagtagtggtagtagtagtattagtagtagtagtagtagtggtagtagtagtagtagtagtagtggtagtagtggtagtagtagtagtagtagtagtagtggtagtagtggtggtagtagtggtagtggtagtagtggtagtaatggtagtagtagtagtggtagtagtagtagtagtagtggtagtggtagtagtggtagtagtggtagtggtagtagtggtagtggtagtagtagtggtagtagtagtactagtagtagtagtagtagtggtagtagtggtagtagtagtagtagtggtagtagtggtagtagtggtggtagtagtggtggtagtagtagtggtagtagtagtagtagtggtagtagtagtggtagtagtagtactagtggtagtagtggtagtagtagtggtagtagtggtagtagtagtggtagtagtagtagtggtggtagtagtggtagtagtagtggtagtagtagtagtagtagtagtagtagtggtagtagtagtagtggtagtagtagttgtggtagtagtagtagtggtagtagtagtagtggtagtagtagtggtagtagtggtagtggtggtagtggtagtagtagtagtagtggtagtagtggtggtagtagtggtagtagtagtagtggtagtggtagtggtagtagtagtggtagtagtggtagtggtggtagtggtagtagtagtagtagtggtagtagtggtggtagtagtggtagtagtagtggtagtggtggtagtggtagtagtagtagtagtggtagtagtagtagtagtagtagtagtagtagtggtagtggtggtagtggtagtagtagtagtagtagtggtagtagtggtggtagtagtggtagtggtggtagtggtagtagtagtagtagtggtagtagtagtagtagtagtggtagtaatagtagtggtagtagtagtagtggtagtagtagtggtagtggtggtagtagtggtagtagtagtggtagtggtggtagtggtagtagtagtagtagtagtagtagtagtagtagtggtagtagtggtagtggtagtagtagtggtagtagtggtggtggtagtagtggtagtagtagtgatagtggtggtagtggtagtagtagtagtagtggtagtagtagtagtagtagtagtagtggtagtgatagtagtggtagtactagtagtagtagtggtactagtagtagtagtggtagtagtagtagtggtactagtagtagtagtagtagtagtagtagtagtagtggtggtagtagtggtagtagtagtggtagtggtagtagtagtagtagtggtagtggtggtagtagtggtagtagtggtagtggtagtagtagtagtggtagtagtagtggtagtagtagtggtagtagtagtagtagtagtagtggtagtgatagtagtggtagtactagtagtagtagtggtactagtagtagtagtggtagtagtagtagtggtactagtagtagtagtggtagtagtagtagtagtagtagtagtagtagtggtggtagtagtggtagtagtagtggtagtggtagtagtagtagtagtagtagtggtagtgatagtagtggtagtactagtagtagtagtggtactagtagtagtagtggtagtagtagtagtggtactagtagtagtagtggtagtagtagtagtagtagtagtagtagtagtggtggtagtagtggtagtagtagtggtagtggtagtagtagtagtagtagtagtggtactagtagtagtagtggtagtagtagtagtggtactagtagtagtagtggtagtagtagtagtagtagtagtagtggtggtagtagtggtagtagtggtagtggtagtagtagtagtagtagtggtagtagtagtggtactagtagtagtagtggtagtagtagtagtagtagtagtagtagtggtggtagtagtggtagtagtggtagtagtagtagtagtagtggtagtagtagtggtagtagtagtagtagtagtagtagtagtagtagtggtggtagtagtggtagtagtggtagtggtagtagtagtagtagtggtagtagtagtggtagtagtagtagtagtagtggtactagtagtagtagtggtagtagtagtagtagtagtagtagtagtagtggtggtagtagtggtagtagtagtggtagtggtagtggtagtagtagtggtagtggtagtagtagtagtagtagtagtggtagtagtagtagtagtagtagtagtggtagtagtggtggtggtagtagtggtagtagtagtgatagtggtggtagtggtagtagtagtagtagtggtagtagtagtagtagtagtagtggtagtgatagtagtggtagtactagtagtagtagtagtactagtagtagtagtagtagtggtactagtagtagtagtggtagtagtagtagtagtagtagtagtggtggtagtagtggtagtagtagtggtagtagtagtagtagtagtggtagtagtagtggtactagtagtagtagtggtagtagtagtagtagtagtagtagtagtagtggtggtagtagtggtagtggtagtagtagtagtagtagtggtagtagtagtggtagtagtagtagtagtagtagtagtggtagtagtagtggtagtagtagtagtagtagtagtagtagtagtagtggtagtagtagtagtagtagtagtagtagtagtggtggtagtagtagtagtggtagtggtagtggtagtagtagtagtggtagtagtagtagtagtagtggtagtagtagtagtagtagtagtagtagtagtggtagtagtagtagtagtggtagtggtagtggtagtagtagtagtggtagtggtagtagtagtagtagtagtggtagtagtagtggtactagtagtagtagtggtagtagtagtagtggtggtagtggtggtagaaggctagtaatagtagtggtatcAGATAACCTACAGCTGCTAAACGGTATGTTTTATAAAATGAAGTTTAAACGGCCAGCTGTTAAAGTTTCAGTAGAATAAGAAGGAGAAACAAAgctagctaatgctaatgctaatgctaatgctaatactGATGTTAAACTAGGAGATATAACTGAACTaacagcgcgcttggtggatcttgttgggtctctaaactctggtgtacggtcatagacctgctctatatataaataaagcgtcttcagataacttctgttgtgatttgatgatatacaaaaataaactgaacCGAAACTAAACCAggttaacttaacttaactcaCCTGTTTGAAGCTGTGGTCTGAGACATGTTCAATCCGGTTCAGCTGGTTCAACTGGTTCAACTGGTTCCGTCAGTAAATCACCAGGTAGTTACTAATACAAGAGGATATCTCAtgattagctctgttagctctgttagctgttagctgtaaaCAGCCTCTGACTGACCTCACTGCACGTTAGCACCAGGGATGTGCTGGTTACAACACCACCAGGAAGCCGGAAGACTACAAACACTACAACTTCCGGTAAAAGACTTCACAATAAAATACCCATTTAGGAACAATATGAActtatgaagttttttttttttttttttactttattcagaacaaatcataacattacAGTTTTTAGTAGGAATATTGATTTTGCAACTATATCAACGACAacgttttttaaaattatttatttataaacaaAGTTATTGAGGGTTTCAGattatttcagatttttataaaacgttgaTTTTGCTAACGATTTTGGGACCCTGGAAAAAGATGAATTATTATTGCAAACATGGATTATCACAGAGCATATAGGTACATTTAACCATTTTCTAGCATCTGGTGGTAAGTACATTAACggagtcctttttttttttttttcggtaattgtattttattttatataaatttacttgatacttctactccactgcaTCTTAatatactttttactgcactacatttatttgataactttagttactttgcagattcggattaattatacaaaatatgattaatacaatttatttagataagaaacacaacaaactaaattaaataacatataaataataatgtattattacagATTAAGATCAGAGAAGACTTTGTTgagaatataaaataattaaaagtagctccaacgtaccagctgcaatattaaagtgatgaacacattaatgcaccaataattataatacaataatataatatatagattattctgcataatgtgtacatttacttttggtactttaagtatatatatatttcgatgctgatacttttgtacGTTTACTAAAGTAAGATTCTGAATGCAGGTCTTTTAATAGACTATttagagtatttctacactgtggtattactacttttacttaagttaagATTAAGCTCACTGCTCTTAAATGCtcaggatgggttaaatgcagaggtcacatttcatgtaatttatatgacgaataaaataaagtttaagtttaaaaacTGAGTACTGGTCTTCCACCGCTCgatttaaacaaaataaattaaatgtatgaaATATGTATTCTGGGATTTTATAAGAGTGGAGGCCAAaatatatcttttattgtgtttGATTTAGTCCAGATAGTCTATTACCTGTACAtattatgtaatatatatatatatatatatatatatatattacataatatgtatattgtatttaagatttatatctgcagtacacctttgagccacacgAGAGAGCCCCcttgttatttatatttgtataaacCTTCTGTCcctcccttttttattttttgtgtatgtatatatatatatgtgtgtatgcgtatatatatattttatatatttttatttattaattgatatttaatttaatttatttaattcctTTGTTTTTGGTTCCCTTATGTGGAGAATGTGTTCTGTGTTGAAGTTGTAATGTACTAAACTCCTTAATTTTTGATTGTTTGACCCTttagaaatcaataaatatactCTTTTAAAAAATAGTGAATATTAGTCAAAATGGTACTCTAAGTATATTTTGTTGTTACTTCCTCCACCATTGTCAGCACCTAATGTGGAGTTACGTATATTAACAAATTATACAGCTTAAAAgaattttatacttttaaagatactgatttaaaaacatctcaaaaactcaaaaattctaaattggcaaaaaatattagattatttagacatttcaagTTTATTCCTATTGTTTAACAGACccagattgtttttttcttttttcttttaattcatcttttcctttcctgacattttatttgttgtataatttattttattattatattatttttatactctGAAATACATTTGCTGAATTTGTTGTAATGAAACATCTGAACATGTTTGTGTAACTACTGGATTGAACTTTCGAAATAaagtatggaaaaaaaatacgtatattcaacatctcttttattttgaaaccccCCGAACCGGAAGAGtatctttacttcctgtttcgTTTGAAGGTGTCAGATGTCacaacagagcagcagcagcagtcagctgAGGATCACTGGATGGAGATCTAACACCACTCTTCAGCACACAAAGgttcatgcttttatttctgTGATTCAGGTTTTGATAAACATCGTTTCCGGTTGGGTTGTTTGgtaaaagaggggaaaaaaaggtattttt from Sebastes fasciatus isolate fSebFas1 chromosome 6, fSebFas1.pri, whole genome shotgun sequence includes the following:
- the sdhaf1 gene encoding succinate dehydrogenase assembly factor 1, mitochondrial, giving the protein MARHSKLQKQVLALYRQFLRAGQDKPGFIPRIRDEFRENSRIKKTDVMHIEYLFRRGQRQLEQLRDVNTKQLGSFSKPAEKS